A section of the Gasterosteus aculeatus chromosome 10, fGasAcu3.hap1.1, whole genome shotgun sequence genome encodes:
- the LOC120825991 gene encoding proteasome subunit beta type-8: MALFQVSGLKSYAELREQILPARQTHLFDRTNHYNFGTKTQEFAVPLGVDPSGFLGTCSRDGGVSIDLNHGTTTLAFKFRHGVIVAVDSRASAGRYLASNDVNKVIEINPYLLGTMSGSAADCQYWERLLAKECRLYRLRSNHRISVAAASKLLCNMMLGYRGMGLSMGSMICGWDKEGPGLYYVDDRGTRLSGRMFSTGCGSSYAYGVVDSGYREDMAVEEAYELGRRGIAHATHRDAYSGGAVNMYHMQQDGWTKVCKDDVSELIHRYRKGMF, from the exons ATGGCTCTTTTCCAAGTATCTGGTTTGAAGTCTTATGCTGAACTCCGTGAGCAGATTCTTCCAGCCAGACAGACGCATCTCTTCGACCGAACCAACCACTACAACTTCGGGACCAAAACGCAGGAATTTGCTGTCCCTCTGGGTGTAGAC CCTTCAGGGTTTCTAGGAACCTGCAGCCGTGATGGTGGTGTGAGTATAGACCTGAACCACGGGACGACCACCCTGGCCTTCAAGTTCAGACATGGAGTCATTGTGGCTGTGGACTCCAGAGCCTCAGCAGGCCGTTACTTGG CGTCCAACGACGTCAACAAGGTGATAGAGATCAACCCCTACCTGCTGGGCACCATGTCGGGCAGCGCTGCAGACTGCCAGTACTGGGAGAGACTCCTGGCCAAAGAATGCAG GCTGTACAGGCTGAGGAGCAACCACAGGATCTCTGTGGCTGCTGCCTCCAAGCTGCTGTGCAACATGATGCTGGGCTACAGAGGCATGGGCCTCTCTATGGGAAGCATGATCTGTGGATGGGACAAAGAG GGTCCCGGTCTGTACTACGTGGACGACCGAGGGACGCGTCTGTCCGGCCGCATGTTCTCCACCGGCTGTGGGAGCAGCTACGCCTACGGCGTGGTGGACAGCGGCTACAGGGAGGACATGGCGGTGGAGGAGGCGTACGAGCTGGGCCGCCGGGGCATCGCTCACGCCACACACAGGGACGCCTACTCTGGAGGGGCGGTCAACA tgtaCCACATGCAGCAGGACGGCTGGACAAAGGTGTGTAAGGACGACGTATCCGAGTTGATCCACCGCTACAGGAAGGGAATGTTCTGA
- the LOC120826012 gene encoding proteasome subunit beta type-9-like, protein MLQETGTEWLSQEVKTGTTIIAVEFDGGVVLGSDSRVSAGASVVNRVMNKLSHLHDKIYCALSGSAADAQTIAEVVHYQLDVHSIEIDEDPQVRSAATVVRNISYKYKEELSAHLIVAGWDRRDGGQVFAALSGLLTRQPFAVGGSGSSYCGGRFCTDNR, encoded by the exons ATGTTGCAGGAGACGGGGACGGAGTGGTTGTCTCAGGAGGTGAAGACCGGA ACCACCATCATCGCCGTAGAGTTTGACGGAGGGGTCGTGCTGGGGTCTGATTCCAGAGTGTCTGCAGG ggcGTCGGTGGTGAACAGGGTGATGAACAAGCTGTCTCACCTCCATGACAAGATCTACTGTGCTCTGTCCGGCTCTGCTGCCGACGCTCAGACCATCGCCGAGGTTGTCCACTACCAGCTCGATGTCCACAG TATCGAGATCGATGAGGACCCACAGGTTCGCTCAGCGGCCACTGTGGTGAGGAACATCTCGTACAAGTACAAAGAGGAGCTGTCGGCCCATCTCATCGTGGCCGGCTGGGACAGAAGAGACGGGGGACAG GTGTTTGCCGCCCTGAGTGGTCTCCTGACGAGGCAGCCCTTTGCCGTGGGCGGCTCTGGAAGCTCatattgtggtggaagattttgcacagacaatcgttaa
- the LOC120826875 gene encoding tapasin-like, producing MINICTICTLCLVAAVCCGEACSSCPVLECWFVQEKTGRGGGLAAATTLEKSLLHIQTDPHPAESQQAPPDIHPDRVYLITDPAGTLCHRSLNPPRGSVEKPQCEINPFLPQPSTLKWASPLTDSASSPIYLQADWFSTALQGLNGQLAVSTITRAPTATKEHRVVLSVTTTTVSVQSRLGGPVLLDCGLWADPSSPLSGSGFSVEWRYQFRGDGRLVLAYDGKTDRLADVQEEGATLDYEGLHQRGNASLILREAKVRHSGLYICTVYLPYLVAQVTMELQVVEPPSLSIHPSPLPLAVPGQSFTVQCEASGFAPLALELSWEFKGTDGKSRPLGSGSLTGHRQAWDGTYSQSTRLELDSAELDLGRGGEVTCVAVHLGGTRRASVTLNVIGFSSPSIEDSMAMVGVALVLYGLIKFVSWTVTSSGSDEAGQREKKDK from the exons ATGATCAACATCTGTACAATCTGCACGCTGTGCCTGGTAGCAGCAGTCTGCTGCGGTGAAG cctgcagcagctgtccCGTGTTGGAGTGCTGGTTTGTGCAGGAGAAGACGGGTCGAGGAGGAGGTCTCGCTGCAGCTACGACCCTGGAGAAATCCCTTCTGCACATCCAAACCGACCCCCACCctgcagagagccagcaggctccacccgacatccacccCGACAGAGTTTACCTCATCACCG ACCCAGCCGGCACTCTCTGCCACCGCTCTCTCAACCCTCCCAGAGGCTCGGTGGAGAAGCCTCAGTGTGAGATCAACCCCTTCCTGCCGCAGCCCTCCACCCTCAAGTGGGCATCTCCACTCACAGACTCCGCCTCCAGCCCCATCTACCTGCAGGCCGATTGGTTCTCCACTGCCCTCCAGGGCCTCAACGGACAGCTGGCCGTCTCCACCATCACTCGTGCTCCCACGGCAACCAAAGAGCACCGAG TGGTCCTGAGTGTGACCACTACAACCGTCTCCGTGCAGTCCAGACTCGGGGGGCCAGTGCTGCTGGATTGCGGCCTCTGGGCCGACCCCTCGTCGCCTCTCTCCGGGTCGGGTTTCTCCGTAGAGTGGCGCTACCAGTTCAGAGGGGACGGCCGCTTGGTTCTGGCCTACGACGGCAAAACGGACCGCCTGGCCGACGTCCAAGAGGAGGGGGCCACGCTGGACTATGAGGGCCTGCACCAGAGAGGGAATGCGTCGCTGATCCTGCGGGAGGCTAAAGTGCGTCACTCGGGGCTGTATATCTGCACGGTGTATCTGCCCTACCTCGTGGCTCAGGTGACGATGGAGCTCCAGGTTGTCG AACCTCCGTCCCTCTCCATCCACCCGTCCCCTCTGCCCCTCGCAGTCCCCGGCCAGTCTTTCACGGTCCAGTGTGAGGCGTCCGGCTTCGCCCCCCTCGCCCTGGAGCTGAGCTGGGAGTTCAAAGGCACCGATGGGAAGTCCAGGCCTCTGGGGTCGGGCAGCCTAACGGGACACCGGCAGGCCTGGGACGGAACCTACAGCCAGAGCACCCGGCTGGAGCTCGACTCCGCCGAGCTGGACCTGGGCCGAGGGGGGGAGGTCACCTGTGTGGCCGTCCATCTCGGGGGCACACGGCGGGCCAGCGTGACCCTCAACGTCATTG GGTTCAGCTCCCCGTCCATCGAGGACTCCATGGCAATGGTCGGTGTAGCGCTGGTGCTCTACGGTCTCATCAAGTTTGTCTCTTGGACCGTCACCAGCTCAG GCTCAGATGAGGCTGGTCAACGAGAAAAG AAGGACAAGTAA
- the LOC120814276 gene encoding major histocompatibility complex class I-related protein 1 isoform X1 → MRLVGAEISVLSLLMMSLHGAAALTHSMKYFYTGSSGVPNFPEFVSVGLVDEVEISHYDSDTRRAEPRQDWMSRVTEDDPQYWKRNTENFMGHQQVFKAGIEILKQRFNQTGGVHIYQKMVGCEWDDETDEVKGYRQYGYDGEDFISFDPETEQYIAAKQQAVITKQKWEHNRALIAQNKNYLTHVCPEWVKKHLNYGRSSLMRTERPSVSLLQKTPSSPVSCHATGFYPDRADLFWRKDGEELHEDVDLGEILPNHDGTFQMRVDLKLSSVPAEDWRRYDCVFQLSGVDEDIVTKLDKTRTNREKPAGSTSTSTFIIIFIAVAVLVVIIAAVVGFKLYRNRNAQDSSAKRSSSSSASTDGSDVTEELNPKP, encoded by the exons ATGCGACTTGTCGGGGCGGAGATCTCGGTTCTGTCTCTCCTGATGATGAGCCTTCACGGCGCTGCAGCAC TGACTCACTCAATGAAGTATTTCTACACTGGATCCTCTGGAGTCCCAAACTTCCCAGAGTTTGTGTCTGTTGGGCTGGTGGATGAAGTTGAGATTAGTCACTATGACAGTGACACCAGGAGAGCAGAACCCAGACAGGACTGGATGAGCAGAGTCACAGAGGATGATCCTCAGTACTGGAAGAGGAACACTGAGAACTTCATGGGCCACCAGCAGGTCTTCAAAGCCGGCATTGAAATACTAAAACAACGCTTCAACCAAACTGGAG gtgtcCACATTTACCAGAAGATGGTCGGCTGTGAATGGGATGATGAGACCgatgaggtcaaaggttatcGTCAGTATGGTTATGATGGAGAAGACTTCATATCATTTGACCCAGAGACAGAGCAATATATCGCTGCAAAACAGCAGGCTGTCATCACCAAACAGAAGTGGGAACATAACAGAGCTCTGATAGCACAGAACAAGAACTACCTGACTCATGTGTGTCCTGAGTGGGTGAAGAAGCACTTGAACTACGGGAGGAGCTCTCTGATGAGAACCG aGCGTCCCTCGGTGTCTCTCCTCCAGaagactccctcctctccagtcaGCTGCCACGCTACAGGTTTCTACCCCGACAGAGCCGACCTcttctggaggaaagatggagaggagctcCATGAGGACGTGGACCTCGGAGAGATCCTCCCCAACCACGACGGGACCTTCCAGATGAGGGTTGACCTGAAACTGTCCTCCGTCCCTGCTGAAGACTGGAGGAGGTACGACTGTGTGTTCCAGCTGTCTGGTGTGGACGAGGACATCGTCACCAAACTGGACAAGACCAGGACCAACAGGG AGAAGCCTGCtggctccacctccacctccaccttcatcatcatcttcatcgctGTGGCTGTTCTTGTCGTCATCATCGCTGCTGTGGTTGGATTCAAGCTTTACAGAAACAGGAACG ccCAAGACTCTTCAGCCAaacgctcttcttcttcttctgcttctactGACGGCTCTGACGTCACTGAGGAACTGAACCCTAAACCTTGA
- the LOC120814276 gene encoding major histocompatibility complex class I-related protein 1 isoform X2, with amino-acid sequence MRLVGAEISVLSLLMMSLHGAAALTHSMKYFYTGSSGVPNFPEFVSVGLVDEVEISHYDSDTRRAEPRQDWMSRVTEDDPQYWKRNTENFMGHQQVFKAGIEILKQRFNQTGGVHIYQKMVGCEWDDETDEVKGYRQYGYDGEDFISFDPETEQYIAAKQQAVITKQKWEHNRALIAQNKNYLTHVCPEWVKKHLNYGRSSLMRTERPSVSLLQKTPSSPVSCHATGFYPDRADLFWRKDGEELHEDVDLGEILPNHDGTFQMRVDLKLSSVPAEDWRRYDCVFQLSGVDEDIVTKLDKTRTNREKPAGSTSTSTFIIIFIAVAVLVVIIAAVVGFKLYRNRNAKRSSSSSASTDGSDVTEELNPKP; translated from the exons ATGCGACTTGTCGGGGCGGAGATCTCGGTTCTGTCTCTCCTGATGATGAGCCTTCACGGCGCTGCAGCAC TGACTCACTCAATGAAGTATTTCTACACTGGATCCTCTGGAGTCCCAAACTTCCCAGAGTTTGTGTCTGTTGGGCTGGTGGATGAAGTTGAGATTAGTCACTATGACAGTGACACCAGGAGAGCAGAACCCAGACAGGACTGGATGAGCAGAGTCACAGAGGATGATCCTCAGTACTGGAAGAGGAACACTGAGAACTTCATGGGCCACCAGCAGGTCTTCAAAGCCGGCATTGAAATACTAAAACAACGCTTCAACCAAACTGGAG gtgtcCACATTTACCAGAAGATGGTCGGCTGTGAATGGGATGATGAGACCgatgaggtcaaaggttatcGTCAGTATGGTTATGATGGAGAAGACTTCATATCATTTGACCCAGAGACAGAGCAATATATCGCTGCAAAACAGCAGGCTGTCATCACCAAACAGAAGTGGGAACATAACAGAGCTCTGATAGCACAGAACAAGAACTACCTGACTCATGTGTGTCCTGAGTGGGTGAAGAAGCACTTGAACTACGGGAGGAGCTCTCTGATGAGAACCG aGCGTCCCTCGGTGTCTCTCCTCCAGaagactccctcctctccagtcaGCTGCCACGCTACAGGTTTCTACCCCGACAGAGCCGACCTcttctggaggaaagatggagaggagctcCATGAGGACGTGGACCTCGGAGAGATCCTCCCCAACCACGACGGGACCTTCCAGATGAGGGTTGACCTGAAACTGTCCTCCGTCCCTGCTGAAGACTGGAGGAGGTACGACTGTGTGTTCCAGCTGTCTGGTGTGGACGAGGACATCGTCACCAAACTGGACAAGACCAGGACCAACAGGG AGAAGCCTGCtggctccacctccacctccaccttcatcatcatcttcatcgctGTGGCTGTTCTTGTCGTCATCATCGCTGCTGTGGTTGGATTCAAGCTTTACAGAAACAGGAACG CCAaacgctcttcttcttcttctgcttctactGACGGCTCTGACGTCACTGAGGAACTGAACCCTAAACCTTGA
- the LOC120826002 gene encoding proteasome subunit beta type-6-B like protein codes for MEKRSVDSRVRGVSTGTTILAATFDGGVVIGSDSRASIGGEYVSSKTINKVVQVHDQIFCCMAGSLADAQAVTKAAKFHLSFHSVQMETPPLVIAAASVLQELCYNNKEELQAGFITAGWDRKKGPQVYVVPLGGMLVGQPVTIGGSGSTYIYGYVDAKYKPNMSREECLQFATNALALAMGRDNVSGGVAHLVVITETGVEHVVVPGNKLPKFHNE; via the exons ATGGAGAAACGCAGCGTGGACTCGCGGGTCCGAGGAGTCAGCACAGGG aCCACCATCCTGGCTGCCACTTTTGATGGAGGCGTTGTGATTGGTTCAGATTCCAGGGCTTCCATTGGAGG ggAATATGTGTCATCTAAGACCATCAACAAGGTGGTCCAGGTTCATGACCAGATCTTCTGCTGCATGGCCGGCTCACTAGCAGATGCTCAGGCCGTCACCAAGGCTGCAAAGTTCCACCTGTCCTTCCATAG TGTCCAGATGGAAACCCCTCCACTGGTGATAGCAGCAGCATCGGTGCTGCAGGAACTGTGCTACAACAACAAAGAGGAGCTGCAGGCGGGCTTCATCACAGCAGGCTGGGACAGGAAGAAGGGCCCTCAG GTGTACGTGGTGCCTCTTGGTGGGATGTTGGTCGGTCAGCCGGTGACCATCGGAGGCTCAGGCAGCACCTACATCTACGGCTACGTCGACGCCAAATACAAACCCAACATGAGCAGAGAGGAATGCCTGCAGTTTGCCACTAATG CTCTGGCTCTCGCCATGGGCAGAGACAACGTCAGCGGAGGCGTGGCTCACCTTGTGGTCATCACGGAAACTGGGGTGGAGCACGTGGTTGTCCCCGGCAACAAGCTGCCCAAGTTTCACAACGAGTGA
- the LOC120825999 gene encoding proteasome subunit beta type-7-like: MALSNVLHAPAAGFNFDHAARNAELEGLFDGQIPKPVKTGTTIAGVVFKDGVVLGADTRATSSEVVADKMCSKIHYIAPNIYCCGAGTAADTEKTTELLSSNLTIFSLNSGRNPRVVMAVNILQEMLYRYHGQIGASLILGGVDCTGNHLYTVGPYGSVDTMPYLAMGSGDLAALGILEDGYKPDLELDKAKELVRAAIHAGVMNDLASGNNIDICVLTREGVDHIRPYQVSQYKDKRKTKYKYGAGTTAVLTEKVVPVKLEVVEETVQRMDTA; the protein is encoded by the exons ATGGCGCTATCAAATGTCCTCCACGCTCCTGCAGCGGGGTTCAACTTCGACCACGCAGCCAG gaATGCTGAGTTAGAGGGTCTGTTTGATGGACAGATACCTAAACCTGTGAAAACAGGCACCACCATAGCAGGAGTGGTGTTCAAG gaTGGAGTGGTTCTGGGAGCAGACACAAGAGCCACATCCAGTGAAGTAGTGGCTGACAAGATGTGCTCCAAGATCCATTACATTGCTCCAAATATATA TTGTTGTGGAGCAGGAACAGCAGCAGATACAGAGAAGACCACTGAGCTCCTCTCCTCCAAcctcaccatcttctccctgaACAGCGGGAGGAACCCTCGTGTCGTCATGGCCGTCAACATACTCCAGGAGATGTTGTACAG GTATCACGGCCAAATTGGGGCCAGTCTTATACTGGGAGGAGTAGATTGCACTGGGAACCACCTGTACACGGTGGGGCCGTACGGCAGCGTGGATACGATGCCGTACCTTGCAATGG gctctgGGGATCTGGCTGCTCTGGGGATTCTAGAGGACGGGTACAAACCCGACCTGGAG CTGGACAAGGCGAAGGAGCTGGTGCGTGCCGCCATCCACGCGGGAGTCATGAATGACCTCGCCTCAGGCAACAACATCGACATCTGTGTCCTCACCAGAGAAGGAGTGGACCACATCAGACCGTACCAGGTGTCACAGTACAAAGACAAAAG gaaaacaaaatacaaatatggtGCAGGCACAACAGCGGTTCTGACGGAGAAAGTAGTCCCTGTAAAGCTGGAGGTTGTAGAGGAGACTGTGCAGCGGATGGATACAGCCTGA